In Streptomyces violaceusniger Tu 4113, one DNA window encodes the following:
- a CDS encoding NAD-dependent epimerase/dehydratase family protein — translation MAHMRDRQAVVIGGTGFIGRHICRALTKRGYEVLAIARKPAEPIPGVVFLPLDAVSAPSDDIARAAKSADLVVNAAGDSWEGDEASMTASHIPLVDRLVDAVATLPRRPRLVHLGSVHEYGPVPDGTAITEDHPTAPHTPYARTKLVGSRIVLGAADAGRIDGCVLRVTNVCGPGTPRGSFLGGLAHRLRRTTEDAPLSLTLVDDQRDFIDVRDVAEAVALAASSPVTGRAINIGQGDASSMRELAWLLISASQVPADLVREESGAVHSKGGSWTQADIRLARRLMGWSPKVALKESLHDLWAASATSSRPAAAAARTEGH, via the coding sequence ATGGCCCACATGCGAGATCGGCAGGCCGTTGTGATCGGCGGCACCGGATTCATCGGGCGACATATCTGCAGGGCTCTCACCAAACGCGGATATGAAGTCCTGGCAATAGCGAGAAAACCCGCCGAACCCATTCCCGGAGTCGTATTTCTGCCCCTTGACGCGGTATCCGCGCCGAGCGACGACATCGCCCGGGCCGCGAAGTCCGCCGATCTCGTCGTCAACGCCGCGGGCGACAGTTGGGAGGGCGACGAGGCGAGCATGACGGCCTCGCACATCCCGCTCGTCGACCGGCTGGTGGACGCCGTGGCGACCCTCCCCAGGCGGCCGCGGCTGGTCCATCTGGGCTCGGTGCACGAGTACGGCCCGGTCCCCGACGGCACGGCCATCACCGAGGACCACCCCACCGCCCCCCACACCCCCTACGCCCGCACCAAGCTCGTCGGCAGCCGGATCGTCCTGGGCGCGGCGGACGCGGGCCGCATCGACGGCTGTGTTCTGCGCGTCACCAACGTCTGCGGACCGGGCACTCCCCGGGGCAGCTTCCTCGGCGGACTCGCCCACCGGCTGCGCCGGACGACCGAGGACGCTCCGCTCTCCCTCACCCTCGTCGACGACCAGCGCGACTTCATCGACGTCCGCGACGTCGCCGAGGCCGTGGCGCTGGCCGCGAGCAGCCCGGTGACCGGCCGGGCGATCAACATCGGGCAGGGCGACGCCTCCAGCATGCGCGAACTGGCCTGGCTGCTGATCTCCGCCTCCCAGGTCCCCGCGGATCTGGTGCGCGAGGAGAGCGGCGCCGTGCACAGCAAGGGCGGTAGCTGGACCCAGGCCGACATCCGCCTCGCCCGGCGGCTCATGGGCTGGTCCCCGAAGGTGGCGCTGAAGGAATCCCTCCACGACCTGTGGGCCGCCTCCGCCACCTCGAGCCGACCGGCTGCCGCGGCGGCCCGTACCGAAGGACACTGA
- a CDS encoding aldo/keto reductase, which produces MEYTYLGRTGLKVSRVCLGTLNLGVRASDEESHAILDTALDRGVNFVDTANQYGWQKHKGYTEEFLGGWFAQGGGRREKVVLGTKVFNPMSDWPNDSGLSARHIIASCEDSLRRLGTDWIDLFQMHHIDRHAPWEEVWQAMETLTRQGKVRYVGSSNFAGWHIAEAQETAARRHFLGIVSEQSVYNLVTRHIELELIPAAQRYGVGVLAWSPLHGGLLSGALRKLAEGTAMKTAQGRAAQALEVHRDAVAAYEKLCDGLGADPAEVGLAWVMGRPGITAPVIGPRSLDQLEGACNAMELTLPAEVLTELDRLFPPIGNGGPGPEAWAW; this is translated from the coding sequence ATGGAGTACACCTATCTCGGACGTACCGGCCTCAAGGTGAGCCGGGTGTGCCTGGGCACCTTGAACCTCGGGGTCAGGGCGAGCGACGAGGAGAGCCACGCGATCCTGGACACCGCACTCGACCGCGGGGTCAACTTCGTCGACACCGCCAACCAGTACGGCTGGCAGAAGCACAAGGGCTACACGGAGGAGTTCCTCGGCGGCTGGTTCGCCCAGGGAGGCGGCCGGCGCGAGAAGGTCGTGCTGGGCACCAAGGTGTTCAACCCGATGAGCGACTGGCCCAATGACTCGGGGCTGTCCGCCCGGCACATCATCGCCTCCTGCGAGGACTCGCTGCGCCGGCTGGGCACCGACTGGATCGACCTGTTCCAGATGCACCACATCGACCGCCACGCCCCCTGGGAGGAGGTGTGGCAGGCGATGGAGACGCTGACCCGGCAGGGCAAGGTGCGCTACGTCGGCTCGTCCAACTTCGCCGGCTGGCATATCGCCGAGGCCCAGGAGACCGCCGCCCGCCGCCACTTCCTCGGCATCGTCTCCGAGCAGAGCGTCTACAACCTCGTCACCCGCCATATCGAACTGGAGCTGATCCCCGCCGCCCAGCGGTACGGGGTCGGGGTGCTCGCCTGGTCCCCGCTGCACGGCGGACTGCTCAGCGGGGCGCTGCGCAAGCTGGCCGAGGGCACCGCGATGAAGACCGCCCAGGGCCGGGCGGCCCAGGCGCTGGAAGTCCACCGGGACGCCGTCGCCGCGTACGAGAAGCTGTGCGACGGCCTCGGCGCCGACCCGGCCGAGGTGGGCCTGGCCTGGGTGATGGGCCGCCCCGGCATCACCGCGCCGGTCATCGGGCCGCGCAGCCTTGACCAGCTCGAAGGGGCCTGCAACGCCATGGAGCTGACGCTGCCGGCCGAGGTGCTGACCGAACTGGACCGGCTGTTCCCGCCGATCGGCAACGGCGGCCCCGGGCCGGAGGCGTGGGCGTGGTGA
- a CDS encoding NDP-hexose 2,3-dehydratase family protein has protein sequence MVKTLQERLVRSAATVDSSVTLLADFQRWFRERVDADESRVEIIPFEAMRGWAFAPDTHNLVHETGRFFSVEGIRVRMPGAPVEEWRQPILHQPEIGILGILVKDFDGVPHFLMQAKMEPGNHGGLQLSPTVQATRSNYTRVHKGRAVPYVEYFQQAERHRVLADVRQSEQGSWFFHKRNRNMLVEVAPETDVEVRDGFRWLTLGQLHHLLAVEDLVNMDARSVLACLPHSPLDSEETFPALEAHSRHRDADILSWITGLRTEREVCTERIPLRETAGWHRSAHRISHESGRFFSVMAVDVTAGGREVGGWTQPMIEPHGPGVAAFLLAYADQVPHVLVQARAEPGYTDVVELAPTVQCTPRNYTHLPERATPPFLREVVEATADRVRFDTVLSEEGGRFFHAFNRYLVVETEMSAVPEEPSHYRWMAVRQLLDLIRHSHYVNVEARTLIACLHSLAA, from the coding sequence GTGGTGAAAACGCTCCAGGAGCGGCTGGTCCGTTCGGCCGCCACCGTCGACAGCTCGGTGACCCTGCTCGCCGACTTCCAGCGCTGGTTCCGGGAGCGCGTCGACGCCGACGAGTCCCGGGTCGAGATCATTCCGTTCGAGGCGATGCGCGGCTGGGCCTTCGCACCGGACACCCACAACCTCGTCCATGAGACCGGCCGGTTCTTCAGCGTCGAGGGCATCCGGGTGCGGATGCCCGGGGCGCCGGTGGAGGAGTGGCGCCAGCCGATCCTCCACCAGCCGGAGATCGGCATCCTCGGCATCCTGGTCAAGGACTTCGACGGCGTACCGCACTTCCTGATGCAGGCCAAGATGGAGCCGGGCAACCACGGCGGGCTGCAGCTCTCGCCCACCGTCCAGGCGACCCGCAGCAACTACACGCGCGTGCACAAGGGCCGGGCCGTGCCGTATGTGGAGTACTTCCAGCAGGCGGAACGGCACCGGGTGCTCGCCGACGTCCGCCAGTCGGAGCAGGGCAGTTGGTTCTTCCACAAGCGCAACCGCAACATGCTGGTCGAGGTCGCCCCGGAGACGGACGTCGAGGTGCGCGACGGCTTCCGCTGGCTGACACTGGGCCAGCTTCACCATCTGCTGGCCGTGGAGGACCTGGTGAACATGGACGCGCGCAGCGTCCTGGCCTGTCTGCCGCACTCCCCGCTGGACTCGGAGGAGACCTTCCCGGCCCTCGAGGCCCACAGCCGTCACCGCGACGCCGACATCCTGAGCTGGATCACCGGACTGCGCACCGAGCGCGAGGTGTGCACCGAGCGGATACCACTGCGGGAGACGGCCGGCTGGCACCGCAGTGCCCATCGGATCTCCCATGAGAGCGGGCGCTTCTTCAGCGTGATGGCCGTGGACGTCACCGCCGGCGGCCGTGAGGTGGGCGGCTGGACCCAGCCCATGATCGAGCCCCATGGCCCGGGCGTGGCGGCCTTCCTGCTGGCCTACGCCGACCAGGTGCCGCATGTGCTGGTGCAGGCCCGCGCCGAACCCGGCTACACGGATGTGGTGGAGCTGGCCCCCACCGTGCAGTGCACACCGCGCAACTACACCCATCTGCCCGAGCGGGCCACCCCGCCGTTCCTCCGGGAGGTGGTGGAGGCGACGGCCGACCGGGTGCGGTTCGACACCGTGCTCTCCGAGGAGGGCGGCCGTTTCTTCCACGCCTTCAATCGCTATCTCGTCGTGGAGACCGAGATGAGCGCCGTCCCCGAGGAGCCGTCGCACTACCGCTGGATGGCCGTGCGTCAGCTCCTCGACCTGATACGCCACAGCCATTACGTCAATGTCGAGGCCCGCACGCTCATCGCCTGTCTGCACTCCCTGGCGGCATAG
- the ccrA gene encoding crotonyl-CoA carboxylase/reductase — MQDIISAVLAEDAVAADFAALSVPESYRGAVILKEESEMFEGMATKDKDPQKSLHIREVPTPEPGPGEAVIAVMAGAINYNTVWSAIFEPLPTFGFLERYARTDDPGAARHDQPYHVLGSDLAGVVLRTGPGVRHWKPGDRVVAHCLSIELRSPDGHDDSMLDPEQRIWGFETNFGGLAELSLVKANQLMPMPAHLTWEEAASSGLVNSTAYRQLVSRNGAQMKQGDVTLIWGAAGGLGSYATQLAVNGGAIPVCVVSGQRKAELVRSMGAELVIDRAEEGYRFWKDASTPDPKEWKRFGARIRQLTGGDDPDIVLEHPGRETFGASVYVARRGGTIVTCASTSGYRHEYDNRYLWMALKRIIGTHFANYREAWAANRLIEKGMVHPTLSKVYPLAAVGTATQDVHRNRHSGKVGVLCLAPEEGLGVRDPELRERHLPSINRFRQD, encoded by the coding sequence ATGCAGGACATCATCAGCGCCGTGCTGGCAGAGGATGCGGTGGCCGCGGATTTCGCCGCCTTGAGCGTGCCCGAGTCGTATCGGGGCGCGGTGATCCTCAAAGAGGAATCCGAGATGTTCGAGGGCATGGCGACCAAGGACAAGGACCCCCAGAAGTCGCTCCACATCCGTGAGGTGCCCACGCCCGAACCGGGCCCGGGCGAGGCGGTGATCGCGGTCATGGCCGGCGCGATCAACTACAACACCGTGTGGAGCGCCATCTTCGAGCCGCTGCCGACCTTCGGCTTCCTGGAGCGGTACGCACGGACCGACGACCCCGGAGCGGCCCGCCACGACCAGCCCTACCACGTCCTCGGCTCCGATCTGGCCGGTGTGGTGCTGCGCACCGGGCCGGGGGTGCGCCACTGGAAGCCCGGCGACCGGGTGGTGGCCCACTGCCTGTCCATCGAACTGCGCTCACCGGACGGCCACGACGACAGCATGCTCGACCCGGAGCAGCGCATCTGGGGCTTCGAGACCAACTTCGGCGGGCTCGCCGAGCTCTCGCTGGTCAAGGCCAACCAACTGATGCCGATGCCCGCCCACCTCACCTGGGAGGAGGCCGCGTCCTCGGGCCTGGTCAATTCCACGGCGTACCGGCAGCTCGTCTCCCGCAACGGCGCCCAGATGAAACAGGGCGATGTGACCCTCATCTGGGGCGCGGCCGGTGGCCTCGGCTCGTACGCCACCCAACTGGCCGTCAACGGCGGGGCCATCCCGGTGTGCGTGGTCTCCGGGCAGCGCAAGGCCGAACTCGTCCGCTCCATGGGGGCCGAGCTGGTCATCGACCGGGCCGAGGAGGGCTATCGGTTCTGGAAGGACGCGTCCACACCCGATCCCAAGGAGTGGAAGCGCTTCGGCGCCCGGATCCGCCAACTCACCGGCGGCGACGATCCGGACATCGTCCTGGAGCACCCCGGCCGGGAAACCTTCGGCGCCAGTGTGTACGTGGCGCGGCGCGGCGGAACGATCGTCACCTGCGCCTCGACGTCCGGCTACCGCCATGAGTACGACAACCGCTATCTGTGGATGGCGCTCAAGCGGATCATCGGCACCCACTTCGCCAACTACCGGGAGGCATGGGCGGCCAACCGGCTGATCGAGAAGGGGATGGTGCACCCCACGCTCTCCAAGGTCTATCCGCTCGCGGCGGTCGGCACGGCCACCCAGGACGTCCACCGCAACCGCCACTCCGGGAAGGTCGGCGTCCTGTGCCTGGCCCCGGAGGAGGGCCTGGGGGTGCGCGATCCGGAGCTGCGCGAGCGCCATCTGCCGTCCATCAACCGCTTCCGCCAGGACTGA
- a CDS encoding peroxidase family protein, which yields MVDTKQQSVRSEAVRGGAAARVGEAARHEATGGTRGATYEGYEAYEGGSPEAERRRFEKLTHELMRMQRARPGGADSPGAPQLLRPFRAKAALGVENARLRFHDDLPPELCVGYARPGAEYPAVVRLSSASGTERHDTTPDLRRMAVRVQAGPEETHDLLATSFPVSHAADVHEFVAFAKATAGAGSTVEKAFGLFVRLPLAVGWATADRMRRNVRIATRHTVGSLARETFWSRGAILWGPAGPVRYQLRPAPGGTAAPPPDRGDPDYLDRELAMRLSTGDIAFELCVQRYLDDRRTPVEDGSVEWRESDAPVVPVAVLTVPCQDLDGARARAAARRVELLAFNPWHTTEEFRPLGNLNRARKAAYEVAAAHRLGLRFPTAEPGPTAEPGPTTEPDPTSEPRLTALLPVPVRAAFDLPVRAAFGLVNRCVPWHRLPDPLGLLNPVALGRALRRFGLLDAAPSEAPPRPDPAPAPAGERPRVARSYDGPTGDPGVARKDGARKDGARRDVAGAAVGRRLSPVHRPDLIHVPHPATVSERLLHRERFRPATSLNVLAAAWTHFQFPDWVDATSHRWDGSQVYGGAGPCLEEGHLPLGPGGVPPIGSAGAWWLGLSSMHTLFAREHEAVCEALRRTHPAMDEESVHHTARLVVSALIAKIHTVEWIPAVLATEVIDLGSKTNWQGPPAHWLSRLGLWLFEASASAGGPGGVPDHPGVPFALAEEFMTVYRTHPLVPDDVELCDHRFGRRSRLLGFDEVRGAAAEAVMRKTGLADALYSFGIAHPGAITLHNYPRALRRCERDGELLDLPVADLMRARRRGVPRYNDFRARLGRARIRSFEELSPDQDTVARLEEVYASVNEIDTMVGLFAENPPEGSGFSGTACHVLLLMATRRIQDDRLLTVDFRPEVYTPLGLDWVEKSSMTSVILRHCPELAGALPRGASPFAPWRPVVPAAS from the coding sequence ATGGTCGACACCAAACAGCAGTCCGTACGAAGCGAGGCAGTACGCGGCGGTGCGGCGGCACGCGTCGGCGAGGCGGCACGGCACGAGGCGACGGGCGGGACGCGAGGCGCGACGTACGAGGGCTATGAGGCGTACGAGGGCGGCAGCCCCGAGGCCGAGCGGCGGCGCTTCGAGAAGCTGACCCACGAGCTGATGCGGATGCAGCGGGCACGCCCCGGCGGTGCGGACAGCCCGGGCGCCCCGCAGCTCCTGCGCCCCTTCCGGGCCAAGGCGGCGCTGGGTGTGGAGAACGCCCGGCTGCGGTTCCATGACGACCTTCCGCCGGAGCTGTGCGTGGGATACGCCCGGCCGGGCGCCGAGTACCCGGCCGTGGTGCGGCTGTCCAGCGCGAGCGGCACCGAACGGCATGACACCACACCCGATCTGCGCCGGATGGCGGTGCGGGTCCAGGCCGGTCCGGAGGAGACCCACGATCTGCTGGCCACCAGCTTCCCGGTGTCCCATGCCGCCGATGTGCACGAGTTCGTCGCCTTCGCCAAGGCCACGGCAGGCGCGGGGAGCACCGTGGAGAAGGCGTTCGGGCTCTTCGTCCGGCTGCCGCTGGCGGTGGGCTGGGCCACCGCCGACCGGATGCGCCGCAATGTGCGGATCGCCACCCGCCATACGGTGGGCTCGCTGGCCCGTGAGACCTTCTGGAGCCGGGGCGCGATCCTGTGGGGCCCGGCCGGTCCGGTGCGGTATCAACTCCGTCCGGCGCCCGGCGGCACCGCCGCTCCCCCGCCCGACCGCGGCGACCCCGACTATCTCGACCGTGAGCTGGCGATGCGGCTGTCCACCGGCGACATCGCCTTCGAGCTGTGTGTGCAGCGCTATCTGGACGACCGCCGCACGCCGGTCGAGGACGGCTCGGTGGAGTGGCGGGAGAGCGACGCCCCGGTCGTCCCGGTCGCGGTGCTCACCGTGCCGTGCCAGGACCTGGACGGCGCCCGGGCCCGGGCCGCGGCCCGCCGGGTCGAGCTGCTGGCGTTCAACCCCTGGCACACCACCGAGGAGTTCCGCCCGCTGGGCAATCTCAACCGGGCGCGCAAGGCCGCGTACGAGGTCGCCGCGGCGCACCGCCTCGGTCTGCGCTTCCCCACAGCCGAACCAGGCCCCACCGCCGAGCCAGGCCCCACCACCGAGCCAGACCCCACCTCCGAACCGCGCCTCACCGCGCTGCTGCCCGTTCCGGTGCGCGCGGCCTTCGACCTGCCGGTGCGCGCGGCCTTCGGCCTGGTCAACCGCTGTGTGCCGTGGCATCGGCTGCCGGACCCGCTGGGGCTGCTCAACCCGGTCGCGCTGGGCCGGGCGCTGCGCCGGTTCGGCCTCCTCGACGCGGCCCCGTCCGAGGCGCCGCCGCGCCCCGATCCGGCCCCCGCCCCGGCCGGGGAGAGGCCGCGGGTGGCGCGCTCGTACGACGGCCCGACCGGCGATCCGGGCGTGGCGCGAAAGGACGGGGCACGAAAGGACGGGGCACGGAGAGACGTGGCCGGGGCCGCCGTCGGCCGTCGCCTGTCACCCGTCCACCGGCCCGATCTGATCCATGTGCCCCACCCCGCCACGGTCAGCGAACGGCTGCTGCACCGGGAGCGCTTCCGGCCCGCCACCTCGCTCAATGTCCTGGCGGCCGCCTGGACCCACTTCCAGTTCCCGGACTGGGTCGACGCCACCTCCCATCGGTGGGACGGCTCGCAGGTGTACGGCGGCGCCGGGCCGTGCCTGGAGGAGGGCCATCTGCCACTGGGCCCGGGCGGGGTGCCGCCGATCGGCTCGGCCGGCGCCTGGTGGCTGGGGCTCAGCTCGATGCACACGCTCTTCGCCCGGGAGCACGAGGCGGTGTGCGAGGCGCTGCGCCGCACCCATCCGGCGATGGACGAGGAGTCGGTGCATCACACGGCCCGGCTGGTGGTCTCCGCGCTCATCGCCAAGATCCATACGGTGGAGTGGATTCCGGCGGTCCTCGCCACCGAGGTGATCGACCTCGGCTCGAAGACCAACTGGCAGGGTCCGCCCGCCCATTGGCTGTCCCGGCTCGGCCTGTGGCTGTTCGAGGCGAGTGCGTCGGCGGGCGGTCCCGGCGGCGTGCCGGACCATCCCGGGGTGCCGTTCGCCCTCGCCGAGGAGTTCATGACGGTCTACCGGACGCATCCGCTGGTCCCGGACGACGTCGAGCTGTGCGACCACCGCTTCGGGCGGCGGTCGCGGTTGCTCGGCTTCGACGAGGTGCGGGGCGCGGCGGCCGAGGCGGTGATGCGCAAGACGGGGCTCGCCGACGCCCTCTATTCCTTCGGCATCGCCCATCCGGGCGCGATCACCCTCCACAACTACCCGCGCGCACTGCGGCGTTGCGAGCGGGACGGCGAGCTCCTCGATCTGCCGGTGGCGGATCTGATGCGGGCCCGGCGGCGGGGCGTACCGCGGTACAACGACTTCCGGGCCCGGCTGGGCAGAGCGCGGATCCGCTCCTTCGAGGAGCTGTCCCCCGATCAGGACACGGTCGCGCGGCTCGAGGAGGTCTACGCCTCGGTCAATGAGATCGACACCATGGTGGGGCTGTTCGCGGAGAACCCGCCCGAGGGGTCCGGCTTCAGCGGGACGGCGTGCCATGTCCTGCTGCTCATGGCCACCCGGCGGATTCAGGACGATCGCCTTCTGACCGTGGACTTCCGGCCCGAGGTGTACACGCCGCTGGGGCTGGACTGGGTGGAGAAGTCCAGCATGACGTCGGTGATCCTGCGGCACTGCCCGGAGCTGGCCGGAGCGCTGCCGCGCGGGGCGAGTCCGTTCGCGCCCTGGCGGCCGGTGGTGCCGGCCGCGTCCTGA
- a CDS encoding Fpg/Nei family DNA glycosylase → MPELPEVEALTAILAERAAGREIARVLPVAVSVLKTYDPPLSVLEGHTITAAARHGKFLDLATDGPHLVVHLAKAGWLRWRDGLPEAPPRPGKGPLALRLLLAGPERSGFDLTEAGTRKGLAVYVVRDPQEVPGIARLGPDPLEDSFTLEAFAGLLRGVRHRIKGVLRDQSVIAGIGNAYSDEILHAARMSPYRLASDLTEEEIAGVYEAMGATLRSAVERSHGLAATDLKGEKRGGMRVHGRTGQPCPVCGDTVREVSFRDSSLQYCPTCQTGGKPLADRRLSRLLK, encoded by the coding sequence ATGCCGGAGCTGCCCGAGGTGGAGGCCCTCACCGCGATCCTGGCCGAGCGCGCCGCCGGCCGGGAGATCGCCCGTGTCCTCCCCGTCGCGGTGAGCGTCCTGAAGACCTACGACCCGCCCCTGAGTGTGCTCGAAGGCCACACCATCACGGCGGCGGCCCGCCACGGCAAGTTCCTCGACCTGGCCACCGACGGCCCCCATCTGGTCGTCCACCTCGCCAAGGCCGGCTGGCTGCGCTGGCGGGACGGGCTCCCCGAGGCCCCGCCCCGCCCCGGCAAGGGTCCGCTCGCGCTGCGGCTGCTCCTGGCCGGTCCGGAGCGCTCCGGGTTCGACCTCACCGAGGCCGGGACGCGCAAGGGGCTCGCGGTGTACGTGGTCCGCGACCCCCAGGAGGTCCCCGGGATCGCCCGGCTGGGCCCGGACCCGCTCGAGGACTCCTTCACCCTGGAGGCGTTCGCCGGGCTGCTGCGCGGCGTACGCCACCGGATCAAGGGGGTGCTGCGCGACCAGAGCGTCATCGCCGGGATCGGCAACGCCTACTCCGACGAGATCCTGCACGCCGCCCGGATGTCGCCCTACCGGCTCGCCTCTGACCTCACCGAGGAGGAGATCGCCGGGGTGTACGAGGCGATGGGCGCCACGCTGCGCTCCGCCGTCGAGCGCTCCCACGGCCTGGCCGCCACCGACCTCAAGGGGGAGAAGCGCGGCGGCATGCGGGTGCACGGCCGCACCGGGCAGCCGTGTCCGGTGTGCGGGGACACCGTCCGCGAGGTGTCCTTCCGCGACTCCTCGCTGCAGTACTGCCCCACCTGCCAGACCGGCGGCAAGCCGCTCGCCGACCGGCGGCTGTCCCGGCTGCTCAAGTAG
- a CDS encoding FAD-dependent monooxygenase, translating into MTTALIIGGGIAGTVTAMALRKAGIDAVVYETYPTDATDAGAFLVVAANGLEALRTIDAHEPVLENSFPVGRVEFISNTGKRLGNRPMSGSQDGGLGSVTLKRATLARVLREEAVRRGVCIEHGKRLLAAHSSPNGRIVCSFADGGRAVGDVLIGADGIHSLVRRAIDAAAPRPRYTGQHTVCGYTRDAEPPPDPDAYTMVFGKQAFFGCTTAPDGEVWWFCNAPAEEMPKGELAAITAEEWRERLLRLFAEDNTPAADLVRATGDSIVATAAYDIVSTPTWSEEAMVIVGDAAHACAPNAAQGASMAIEDGVVLAKCLRDLRSPQSAFAAYEALRRERVEKVAAASAGMARRTAPGPVARALRDATMPRKLDRAGNGAPDWLTGYRIDWDEPVDAQTARRRR; encoded by the coding sequence ATGACCACAGCCCTGATCATCGGTGGCGGCATCGCCGGCACGGTGACCGCGATGGCCCTGCGGAAAGCCGGGATCGACGCGGTCGTCTACGAGACGTACCCCACGGACGCCACCGACGCGGGTGCGTTCCTCGTCGTCGCCGCCAACGGCCTGGAGGCATTGCGCACCATCGACGCCCATGAACCGGTGCTGGAGAACTCCTTCCCGGTCGGCCGCGTCGAGTTCATCAGCAACACCGGCAAGCGGCTCGGCAACCGGCCCATGTCCGGATCGCAGGACGGTGGCCTCGGCTCCGTCACACTCAAACGCGCCACCCTCGCCCGGGTGCTGCGCGAGGAGGCGGTGCGCCGCGGAGTGTGCATCGAACACGGCAAGCGGCTGCTGGCCGCACACTCCAGCCCCAACGGCCGGATCGTCTGCTCCTTCGCCGACGGCGGGCGCGCCGTGGGCGATGTGCTGATCGGCGCCGACGGCATCCACTCGCTCGTCCGCAGGGCCATCGACGCGGCCGCGCCCCGGCCCCGCTACACCGGGCAGCACACCGTCTGCGGCTACACCCGCGACGCCGAGCCGCCCCCGGACCCGGACGCCTACACCATGGTCTTCGGCAAGCAGGCGTTCTTCGGCTGTACCACCGCGCCGGACGGCGAGGTGTGGTGGTTCTGCAACGCCCCGGCCGAGGAGATGCCCAAGGGTGAGCTCGCCGCCATCACCGCCGAGGAGTGGCGGGAGCGGCTGCTGAGGCTCTTCGCCGAGGACAACACCCCGGCCGCCGACCTGGTCCGCGCCACCGGCGACTCCATCGTGGCCACCGCCGCCTACGACATCGTCTCCACCCCCACCTGGTCCGAGGAGGCCATGGTCATCGTCGGCGACGCCGCGCACGCCTGCGCGCCCAATGCCGCCCAGGGCGCGTCGATGGCCATCGAGGACGGTGTCGTGCTCGCCAAATGCCTGCGCGATCTGCGCTCGCCCCAGTCGGCTTTCGCCGCGTACGAGGCGCTGCGCCGGGAGCGGGTCGAGAAGGTCGCCGCCGCCAGTGCGGGCATGGCCCGCCGCACGGCGCCGGGACCCGTGGCGCGGGCCCTGCGCGATGCCACCATGCCGCGCAAGCTGGACCGGGCCGGCAACGGCGCCCCCGACTGGCTGACCGGCTACCGCATCGACTGGGACGAGCCGGTCGACGCGCAGACGGCCCGCCGGCGCCGCTGA